In Eucalyptus grandis isolate ANBG69807.140 chromosome 4, ASM1654582v1, whole genome shotgun sequence, the following proteins share a genomic window:
- the LOC120292909 gene encoding transcription factor WER-like, with amino-acid sequence MARYPGVDKISNSKKTVKKGAWSAEEDQKLVAYIMQYGIWSWTHMAEPAGLARTGKSCRLRWMNYLRPNIKHGNITKEEEEIIINSHQVLGSRWATIASRLPGRTDNEIKNYWNTRLKKRFIQEKLEMPIACDAKVNSNPNNILTHQNPSTSILHPTEATKFGSPQDIPTLYASSLCPSYEVHHGDKTLVNRWHSAGNIIGEDANFWEQLLSVKDFSAIEDLEGMCQNLGSISPSYGGMYSDCVYFGDSYDDFTVDLWAN; translated from the exons ATGGCCAGGTATCCCGGGGTTGACAAAATCAGCAACAGCAAGAAGACAGTGAAAAAGGGTGCTTGGAGTGCTGAGGAAGACCAGAAACTTGTGGCTTATATCATGCAATATGGCATTTGGAGCTGGACTCACATGGCCGAACCTGCTG GCTTGGCAAGAACCGGAAAGAGTTGCCGACTTCGGTGGATGAACTATCTGAGGCCCAACATCAAGCATGGCAACATCaccaaagaagaggaggaaatcaTTATCAACTCGCACCAAGTTCTTGGTAGTCG TTGGGCCACAATCGCAAGTAGGCTTCCAGGAAGGACGGACAATGAGATAAAGAACTACTGGAATACTCGCTTGAAAAAACGCTTCATCCAGGAAAAGTTGGAAATGCCAATTGCATGTGATGCAAAAGTTAACTCCAAtccaaataatattttaaccCACCAAAATCCATCTACTTCCATTCTTCATCCTACAGAAGCAACAAAATTTGGATCTCCCCAGGATATTCCAACACTATATGCAAGCAGCTTGTGCCCATCTTATGAAGTTCATCATGGTGACAAAACCCTAGTGAATCGCTGGCACTCTGCGGGCAATATAATTGGAGAAGATGCAAACTTTTGGGAACAATTGCTTTCTGTGAAAGATTTTAGCGCAATAGAAGATTTGGAGGGTATGTGCCAGAACTTGGGAAGTATATCGCCTTCTTATGGGGGTATGTACTCCGATTGTGTGTATTTTGGTGATTCCTACGACGACTTCACCGTAGATTTATGGGCAAACTGA
- the LOC108959170 gene encoding transcription factor WER produces the protein MARYPRNDKSNNETTLKKGAWSAEEDQKLVAYIKRYGIWNWTHMAKPAGLARTGKSCRLRWMNYLRPNIKHGNITKEEEETIIVLHRVLGNRWAAIAARLPGRTDNEIKNYWNTRLRKRLSEEKFCLQNTRNDVNLHTDGKDISFHPLNDSPNATNLGLDYQIPTTNADNPCPSVGVYDEKPWSYDRCSSQEYGNGEGESLWKQVLAVEDFYIEGDSSICAPNQELIMPIFTDFASSYDDFFLDLWGES, from the exons ATGGCCAGGTATCCAAGGAATGACAAAAGCAACAATGAGACAACGCTTAAAAAGGGTGCTTGGAGTGCCGAAGAAGATCAAAAACTAGTGGCTTATATCAAGAGATATGGCATTTGGAACTGGACTCACATGGCCAAACCTGCTG GTTTGGCAAGAACTGGCAAAAGTTGCCGTCTCCGTTGGATGAACTATCTGAGGCCCAACATCAAGCATGGAAACATCaccaaagaagaggaggagaccATCATTGTGCTGCACCGAGTTCTTGGAAATCG TTGGGCCGCGATTGCAGCTAGGCTTCCCGGAAGAACTGACAACGAAATAAAGAACTATTGGAATACCCGCTTGAGGAAACGGCTCTCCGAGGAGAAGTTTTGTTTGCAGAACACACGCAATGATGTTAATCTCCATACCGATGGAAAGGACATCTCATTCCATCCCTTGAATGATAGTCCGAATGCAACAAACCTGGGACTTGACTATCAAATCCCGACAACAAATGCAGATAACCCTTGTCCTTCCGTTGGAGTCTATGATGAGAAACCATGGAGCTATGACAGGTGCTCATCACAAGAATATGGAAATGGTGAAGGAGAAAGCTTATGGAAGCAAGTCCTTGCAGTGGAAGATTTTTACATAGAAGGAGATTCGAGTATATGTGCGCCAAATCAGGAACTAATAATGCCTATTTTTACGGACTTCGCTAGttcttatgatgattttttcctAGATTTGTGGGGGGAATCATGA